Proteins encoded in a region of the Candidatus Aegiribacteria sp. genome:
- a CDS encoding pyridoxal phosphate-dependent aminotransferase produces MTTPNISRRGDCIQESPIRKLAPLAADAIKRGVSIHHLNIGQPDIPTPVEFWDIVKLKMNNVLAYGPSIGIPELRDAICGYYSKAGIMIESDQVMITTGGSEAVIFAMMATCDPGDEIICFEPFYTNYNGFATLSGVKLVPVTSRVENGFHLPPSEEITSRITEKTKAVLICNPNNPTGTILSDTEIAELADIVINYNLYLLADEVYRDFVFDGREHSSILEFPDIADRAVVMDSISKRFSSCGARLGNIITRNRSLMTAFVKFGQARLCPPTLPQYGAAAMYKSLTEQYFSSIVSKYQYRRDILMEELHGREGIFFLEPEGAFYATIRLPIEDTDDFASWMLTDFSVDGWTTMVAPAEGFYATPGMGLNEIRIAYVLEEKKMRSALEILKSGLQEYKSKR; encoded by the coding sequence ATGACCACTCCTAATATCAGCAGAAGGGGTGATTGCATTCAGGAATCACCAATACGCAAACTCGCCCCGCTGGCGGCAGATGCAATCAAAAGAGGTGTTAGCATTCACCATCTGAATATAGGCCAGCCGGATATCCCGACACCGGTTGAGTTCTGGGACATAGTTAAACTCAAGATGAACAACGTGCTTGCATACGGCCCCAGCATCGGTATTCCCGAACTGAGGGACGCCATATGCGGTTATTACTCAAAAGCTGGTATTATGATCGAATCGGACCAGGTGATGATAACAACCGGAGGCTCTGAGGCAGTCATTTTCGCAATGATGGCAACCTGCGACCCCGGCGATGAAATAATCTGTTTTGAGCCTTTCTACACGAATTACAACGGTTTCGCCACACTTTCGGGAGTGAAGCTCGTTCCTGTCACTTCCAGGGTAGAGAACGGCTTTCACCTTCCGCCTTCCGAGGAGATCACCTCACGCATTACCGAAAAAACAAAAGCGGTGCTCATATGCAATCCCAATAATCCCACCGGTACCATACTGAGCGATACGGAAATAGCGGAACTCGCAGACATCGTAATCAATTACAACTTGTATCTGCTTGCTGATGAAGTATATCGGGATTTCGTATTCGATGGAAGGGAACACTCATCCATTCTGGAATTTCCTGACATAGCAGACCGCGCTGTGGTCATGGATTCAATATCCAAGAGGTTCAGCTCATGCGGAGCGAGGCTTGGCAACATTATAACCCGTAACAGGTCTCTTATGACAGCGTTCGTGAAATTCGGTCAGGCGAGGCTCTGCCCTCCAACTCTGCCGCAGTACGGCGCCGCCGCGATGTACAAATCCCTGACGGAGCAGTATTTCAGTTCGATAGTATCGAAATATCAGTACAGGCGCGACATACTGATGGAGGAGCTTCATGGGAGAGAAGGAATATTCTTCCTTGAACCAGAGGGAGCTTTCTACGCTACAATAAGGCTTCCTATTGAAGACACCGATGATTTCGCCTCCTGGATGCTTACGGATTTCTCAGTTGACGGGTGGACCACTATGGTCGCTCCCGCTGAAGGATTCTACGCCACTCCTGGCATGGGGCTTAATGAAATAAGGATTGCATACGTCCTTGAAGAGAAAAAGATGCGGTCCGCGCTTGAAATCCTTAAGTCAGGACTGCAGGAATACAAATCGAAAAGATAG
- a CDS encoding NusG domain II-containing protein, translating into MKSVKHYSFFKIGDLTIPVFVVIAFLMLSFNDESENISECCLEIHTGEEMYRLQLGVDTMFTVMGNLGEMKISIENYRARISSSPCPGQDCVRQGWLSGPGDMAVCVPSGVFIIVSDENNRLSPDAVSY; encoded by the coding sequence ATGAAATCAGTTAAACATTATTCCTTTTTTAAAATAGGCGATCTCACGATACCGGTATTTGTTGTCATAGCTTTTCTCATGCTGAGCTTCAACGATGAATCGGAGAACATTTCGGAATGCTGCCTGGAAATTCACACCGGAGAGGAAATGTACCGGTTACAGCTTGGAGTGGATACCATGTTCACTGTCATGGGGAACCTGGGTGAGATGAAGATCAGCATAGAAAACTACAGGGCAAGAATATCATCATCACCCTGTCCGGGGCAGGACTGTGTAAGGCAGGGCTGGTTGAGCGGTCCGGGAGATATGGCCGTATGCGTTCCGTCAGGTGTTTTCATAATCGTATCCGATGAGAACAACAGACTTTCACCCGACGCGGTATCCTACTAG
- the amrS gene encoding AmmeMemoRadiSam system radical SAM enzyme, which yields MEKRKHMRDAEWFRRDKESWKCLLCPKGCSFKADSSVLGLCRVRGLKNGKPYLPGYGECVSLSIDPIEKKPLYHFLPGSYIFSTGPAGCNLTCDFCQNWSISQGRNVPTRYVSPEELAEMATGGKSSGIAFTYTEPTIWFEYIADCSPIVRKKGGAVVMVSNGEINSDPLLKLIEVTDAWNVDLKSWSDDFYREHCGGHRDTVLQTIKTLARSSCHLEITFLVIPEENDDTAEWQEMAKWISGECGADTVLHISRYFPRYKLERKPTPFDTLVKARDIFSEKLHNVYIGNVSMENSNTVCPDCGFVCIERTGWSVNTEGMNKGRCASCGGELNIVHEIS from the coding sequence ATGGAGAAGAGGAAGCATATGAGGGATGCCGAATGGTTCAGGAGGGATAAGGAAAGCTGGAAATGCCTTCTCTGTCCGAAGGGCTGTTCTTTCAAAGCGGATTCATCCGTCCTCGGGCTCTGCAGGGTCAGAGGTCTTAAGAATGGAAAACCGTACCTTCCAGGATACGGCGAATGTGTTTCCCTTTCGATAGATCCGATAGAGAAAAAACCCCTTTATCATTTCCTTCCCGGTTCGTACATTTTCTCAACAGGTCCGGCAGGTTGCAATCTGACCTGTGATTTCTGTCAGAACTGGTCGATTTCACAGGGCAGGAACGTTCCGACAAGGTATGTCTCGCCTGAGGAACTGGCTGAAATGGCTACAGGCGGAAAAAGCAGTGGAATCGCTTTCACATATACCGAGCCAACCATCTGGTTCGAATACATAGCCGACTGTTCGCCAATTGTGCGAAAGAAGGGCGGAGCGGTTGTAATGGTTTCCAACGGCGAGATAAACTCCGATCCTCTCTTGAAACTCATCGAGGTTACGGATGCCTGGAACGTAGACCTTAAATCATGGTCAGATGATTTTTACAGGGAACACTGCGGAGGACACAGAGACACCGTTCTGCAGACAATCAAGACACTTGCTCGTTCATCATGTCACCTTGAAATAACGTTCCTTGTGATACCGGAGGAGAACGATGATACCGCGGAATGGCAGGAAATGGCGAAATGGATTTCGGGCGAATGCGGGGCTGACACGGTTCTTCACATATCCAGATATTTTCCAAGATACAAACTGGAGCGGAAACCAACCCCTTTTGATACATTGGTGAAAGCCAGAGACATCTTTTCTGAAAAACTCCATAATGTATACATAGGAAACGTTTCTATGGAGAATTCCAATACCGTGTGTCCGGACTGTGGATTTGTCTGCATAGAGAGAACCGGATGGTCAGTGAATACTGAGGGAATGAACAAGGGGAGATGCGCTTCCTGCGGTGGCGAACTGAACATCGTCCATGAAATCAGTTAA
- a CDS encoding FAD:protein FMN transferase: MTPDRKILNSGTLLTLLLGSLAAAVFLRAVVFSCDELLEMRKRTPVLGTFATYIVIAESEAAGTILSSMDSLARYLDNELGVFGYGELSTLNMRGYVLIPELSSDMKILLEKALFISSVTDSLFDPAMGVLVNTWGFPHAPRLPDSTEIDSAIALSGLKNVSISGDTLYLVSGTNLDFGAIAKGYAADRIYSHSRSMGASAALVEIGGEIRCGGDAETGRLWRLAVRNPRGEDILEMLEIESGAVATSGDYESYFFDNGVRFCHILDPRTGYPESGVASVTVVSDDAAISDALATAISVGGIDTAASIPDSLFSLIIVITEDENGEIGEWRRGSI, encoded by the coding sequence GTGACGCCTGACCGAAAAATACTCAATTCCGGTACTCTTCTGACACTTTTACTGGGAAGTCTTGCGGCGGCAGTGTTCCTTCGCGCGGTTGTCTTCAGTTGCGATGAGCTTCTGGAGATGAGAAAAAGAACTCCTGTGCTTGGTACTTTCGCCACATACATTGTAATAGCGGAGAGCGAAGCTGCGGGCACAATTCTTTCATCGATGGATTCTCTGGCAAGATATCTGGACAACGAACTCGGGGTGTTCGGTTATGGCGAGTTATCTACCCTTAATATGAGGGGTTACGTCCTTATACCTGAACTATCTTCGGATATGAAAATCCTTCTCGAAAAAGCACTGTTCATCTCATCAGTTACAGATTCTCTCTTTGACCCGGCGATGGGTGTTCTTGTCAATACATGGGGTTTTCCACACGCCCCCCGTCTTCCGGACAGCACCGAAATAGACAGCGCGATAGCCCTGAGTGGTCTGAAGAATGTCAGTATATCGGGAGACACGCTCTACCTTGTCAGCGGAACGAACCTTGATTTCGGAGCCATAGCGAAGGGATACGCGGCCGACAGGATTTACAGCCATTCAAGAAGCATGGGAGCAAGCGCCGCACTGGTTGAGATCGGCGGAGAGATTCGCTGCGGAGGGGATGCTGAAACGGGAAGGCTCTGGAGGCTCGCGGTCAGAAACCCAAGGGGGGAAGACATACTTGAGATGCTTGAGATTGAAAGCGGTGCGGTGGCAACCTCGGGGGATTACGAGAGTTACTTCTTCGATAATGGAGTGCGCTTCTGTCACATTCTGGACCCGCGGACAGGATATCCGGAGTCCGGAGTAGCTTCAGTTACAGTAGTGTCCGATGACGCGGCAATCTCCGATGCCCTTGCGACAGCCATTTCGGTAGGCGGTATTGACACTGCTGCGAGTATACCAGATTCTCTTTTCAGCCTTATCATCGTGATAACGGAAGATGAGAACGGAGAGATAGGGGAATGGAGAAGAGGAAGCATATGA
- a CDS encoding membrane dipeptidase: protein MKYHIFDAHVDTLMRLKSSEEYLEGNSVTQLDMPRALKSGVTHLVTAICAEAEKEPIPAFHRGISMYRDLYDRSSIELLLMLEGCQPLVNLPNRNEIITMLSVATLTWNGENSLGGGIGTDTGLTERGKQLAVELDHAGVVLDVSHLCDRSRRDILSMGLRTVATHCNCRAVHDFPRNLPDEDIREIAASGGVVGITFVPDFLACKASLDSIADHLEYLVELTDISNAGFGSDFDGVIKLPSGMKDCTVWPELMELLDRRGWSVHDIASVAGNNWKRVLLDN from the coding sequence ATGAAGTATCACATTTTTGATGCTCACGTGGATACTCTTATGCGTCTGAAGTCTTCCGAGGAATACCTTGAAGGCAACTCAGTGACGCAACTGGACATGCCCAGAGCTTTGAAGAGTGGTGTAACACACCTGGTAACGGCCATCTGCGCGGAAGCTGAAAAGGAACCAATTCCAGCATTCCACCGTGGTATTTCGATGTACAGAGACTTGTATGACAGGTCTTCAATAGAATTGCTTCTTATGCTTGAGGGGTGCCAGCCACTTGTTAACCTGCCGAATAGAAATGAGATCATCACGATGCTCTCCGTAGCGACATTAACCTGGAATGGAGAGAACAGTCTTGGGGGCGGAATAGGAACTGACACAGGGCTAACGGAAAGAGGAAAGCAGCTGGCGGTGGAACTCGACCATGCTGGTGTGGTATTGGACGTTTCACACCTCTGTGACCGTTCCAGGAGAGATATTCTATCGATGGGGCTGCGTACAGTGGCCACTCATTGCAATTGCAGGGCTGTGCATGACTTTCCCAGGAATCTTCCGGATGAGGATATACGGGAAATAGCCGCTTCAGGAGGAGTTGTTGGCATTACATTCGTACCCGATTTTCTTGCCTGTAAAGCTTCACTTGACAGCATCGCTGACCATCTTGAATATCTGGTTGAACTTACGGACATAAGCAATGCGGGTTTCGGCAGTGATTTCGACGGGGTTATAAAACTTCCCTCGGGTATGAAGGACTGCACTGTGTGGCCGGAGCTCATGGAACTTCTTGACAGAAGAGGGTGGAGTGTACATGACATAGCTTCCGTTGCGGGAAATAACTGGAAGAGAGTTCTTCTTGATAATTGA
- the dut gene encoding dUTP diphosphatase — MELDVLLEILEHASNLPLPSRATSGSSGVDLCAAVESEITIKPGNTELVPTGLKVSIPAGYEWQIRPRSGNALKYGITVLNTPGTIDSDYRGEVKIILANLGKSPFRIKRGDRIAQAVLTPVMYPRFKVVESVPETRRGEGGFGHSGR; from the coding sequence ATGGAACTGGATGTACTGCTTGAGATTCTTGAGCACGCATCTAATCTTCCCCTTCCATCAAGAGCAACATCCGGTTCAAGTGGTGTAGACCTGTGCGCCGCAGTTGAATCGGAAATTACGATTAAACCCGGAAACACCGAACTGGTTCCGACAGGACTGAAAGTTTCCATACCCGCGGGCTACGAATGGCAGATACGTCCCAGAAGCGGTAACGCGCTGAAATATGGTATTACCGTACTGAATACCCCCGGAACAATAGATTCAGATTACAGGGGAGAAGTGAAGATAATTCTTGCGAACCTTGGCAAATCACCATTCAGAATAAAGCGGGGTGACAGGATAGCCCAGGCGGTTCTCACACCTGTTATGTACCCCAGATTCAAGGTTGTGGAAAGCGTACCTGAAACCAGGAGGGGTGAAGGGGGGTTTGGCCATTCCGGGCGTTAA
- the pnp gene encoding polyribonucleotide nucleotidyltransferase, whose product MAKVVKQREIAGRTLSIETGRMAKQADGAVYITYGGSAVLVAATSGGLRDLPFFPLTIEYRERKYASGKIPGGFFKREGRPQETEILTARLIDRPLRPLFPNDYMEETQVFILVLSSDDQNDPSLLGMLGASAALMISDIPWDGPVSSVKIGRVNGEFVVNPTIDQLENSDIDLVVAVKGTDVVMLEGSTMQLSETEVMDAIRLAASEASKINDLQMELREAVGREKRQPEKAFEVPDGLQEAVNAIAFQEFGKVYGNGMKNALSEAGKIAKEKATDQLASKYTEIEDEKLLARILSDAVNEAEKLFARQKLLVDRMRPDGRNEGDVRKITCEVGVLPRPHGSALFTRGETQALVAVTLGGARDEQRIDGLLGEYMKDFMLHYNFPSFSVGEVRPARGPGRREIGHGHLAETALAGVMPEDKTKFNYTVRIVSDILESNGSSSQATICGGSLSLMDAGVPISDAVAGVALGLVTDGKDYIILSDIAGVEDHLGDMDLKIAGTTKGITAIQMDLKVEGISLDILSEAMIRAKGNREYILNEMNSVISSPRDELSEFAPRVYTIQIEKDMIGKLIGPGGKNIRAITEETGADINIDDDGTVVVLSDDADAANRTLELIEMSTGKPKLGQIYDGVVANIMNFGAFVEIMPGTDGLVHISQISENRVENVEDVLKRGQHVRVKVKAVKNDGKIDLTMKGVEQNKDS is encoded by the coding sequence ATGGCAAAAGTAGTTAAACAAAGAGAAATAGCAGGCAGGACACTTTCAATTGAAACCGGAAGAATGGCGAAACAGGCCGACGGCGCTGTCTACATAACGTATGGAGGATCAGCGGTACTTGTAGCTGCCACATCGGGCGGACTGAGGGATCTACCCTTCTTTCCACTGACAATCGAATACCGTGAAAGAAAATACGCGTCAGGTAAAATTCCTGGAGGTTTCTTTAAAAGAGAAGGCAGACCGCAGGAGACTGAAATACTTACCGCGAGGCTCATAGACAGACCCCTGAGGCCTCTCTTTCCTAACGATTACATGGAAGAGACACAGGTATTTATCCTGGTCCTCAGTTCCGACGATCAGAACGATCCAAGTCTTCTTGGTATGCTCGGGGCTTCAGCGGCACTGATGATCTCCGATATCCCATGGGATGGCCCCGTATCATCAGTGAAAATTGGCAGGGTGAACGGTGAGTTCGTAGTCAATCCTACTATTGACCAGCTTGAAAACAGCGATATCGACCTTGTAGTCGCGGTAAAGGGCACCGATGTTGTAATGCTTGAGGGTTCAACCATGCAGCTTTCGGAAACTGAGGTCATGGACGCTATCAGGTTGGCTGCCTCCGAAGCTTCGAAGATCAACGATCTGCAGATGGAATTGCGGGAAGCTGTCGGCAGAGAAAAACGCCAGCCCGAAAAGGCCTTTGAGGTTCCCGATGGACTTCAGGAAGCGGTAAACGCTATTGCCTTCCAGGAATTTGGGAAGGTTTATGGAAACGGCATGAAGAACGCTCTCTCCGAAGCGGGTAAAATCGCGAAAGAGAAGGCCACTGATCAACTTGCAAGTAAATACACCGAAATTGAAGATGAAAAGCTGCTGGCGAGGATACTTTCCGATGCTGTAAACGAAGCTGAGAAGCTCTTCGCAAGGCAGAAGCTTCTTGTAGATCGCATGCGTCCTGATGGCCGTAATGAGGGCGATGTAAGGAAGATAACCTGCGAAGTGGGTGTATTACCGCGACCCCATGGTTCCGCACTCTTCACAAGAGGAGAAACGCAGGCTCTTGTGGCGGTTACACTGGGAGGAGCCAGAGACGAACAGAGGATAGACGGTCTTCTGGGAGAATACATGAAGGATTTCATGCTTCATTACAATTTTCCCTCATTCAGTGTTGGAGAAGTCAGACCCGCCCGCGGACCCGGAAGAAGGGAAATCGGGCACGGACATCTTGCTGAAACTGCTCTGGCAGGTGTTATGCCTGAGGATAAAACAAAATTCAATTACACTGTAAGAATAGTTTCCGACATTCTCGAATCAAACGGTTCCTCCAGTCAGGCGACCATTTGTGGAGGCTCCCTGAGCCTGATGGATGCGGGAGTACCCATAAGTGACGCTGTGGCGGGCGTGGCTCTTGGTCTCGTAACAGATGGAAAAGATTACATAATTCTCTCGGATATAGCCGGAGTCGAAGATCATCTGGGTGACATGGATCTGAAAATCGCCGGGACTACGAAGGGCATTACAGCAATTCAGATGGATCTGAAAGTTGAAGGAATATCCCTTGACATTCTGAGCGAGGCCATGATCAGAGCGAAGGGGAACAGGGAATACATCCTGAACGAGATGAATTCCGTGATAAGCAGTCCACGCGATGAACTCAGTGAATTCGCGCCAAGGGTCTACACGATTCAGATTGAGAAGGACATGATCGGTAAACTGATCGGCCCGGGGGGCAAGAACATCAGAGCTATTACCGAAGAAACCGGCGCGGATATAAACATCGATGATGACGGTACGGTAGTTGTCCTCTCAGATGATGCGGATGCGGCCAATAGAACCCTTGAACTTATCGAGATGTCCACCGGGAAACCAAAACTCGGACAGATATACGACGGTGTTGTAGCGAATATCATGAACTTCGGAGCATTCGTTGAAATAATGCCCGGAACCGATGGTCTTGTGCATATAAGCCAGATAAGCGAAAACCGGGTTGAGAATGTGGAAGATGTCCTCAAGCGCGGACAGCATGTGCGAGTAAAGGTCAAAGCTGTTAAGAACGATGGCAAGATTGATCTTACGATGAAGGGCGTCGAGCAGAACAAAGATAGTTAG
- the rpsO gene encoding 30S ribosomal protein S15, translated as MSITADKKAELIGKFGDSENDSGKSEVQIAILTERIKNLTEHSKLHKKDNNSKRGLLQMVGQRRKLLNYLSSKDIERYRTIVKDLGLRR; from the coding sequence ATGAGCATTACAGCCGATAAAAAGGCAGAATTAATTGGAAAATTCGGAGACAGTGAGAATGATTCCGGAAAGTCTGAAGTACAGATAGCGATTCTCACAGAAAGGATAAAAAACCTGACCGAGCACAGCAAGCTTCACAAGAAGGATAACAACAGTAAAAGAGGGCTCCTTCAGATGGTGGGACAGAGGAGGAAACTGCTCAATTATTTAAGCAGTAAGGATATAGAACGGTACAGAACGATAGTTAAGGATCTTGGACTGAGGAGATAG
- a CDS encoding adenylyltransferase/cytidyltransferase family protein yields the protein MDTITIGNFDGIHKGHLKVIERTKSFGGETGLVCFEPVARQYFTNNTWSRRLTTSFERATILKKLGMSNIHLIPFDTETVEKSPDEFLYELLKWGYINRIVVGYDFHFGRNRSGSVEYLSQWCTSREIDTIIVPPLECDEGPVKSERIRLLLENGELQAAEKLLGRHYSVIGVVSRGKGLGKQIGFPTLNIRVPACKLLPESGSYAGYVDSGDVNGHMPAAVFVPDSATGPVEAHLVNHRSGDVYGSIMKVSFVKKLRMTASSLNTEELRELIADDVETVRQYAKKKERMEDLKR from the coding sequence ATGGATACAATTACAATAGGTAATTTTGATGGAATACATAAAGGACATCTGAAGGTGATAGAAAGAACGAAGTCCTTTGGCGGTGAAACAGGACTGGTTTGTTTTGAACCTGTGGCACGTCAGTATTTTACGAATAATACATGGAGCAGGCGCCTTACTACTTCGTTCGAAAGGGCAACTATTCTTAAAAAGCTGGGAATGTCGAATATTCATCTCATTCCCTTTGATACTGAAACTGTTGAAAAATCACCGGATGAGTTTCTGTATGAACTTTTAAAATGGGGATATATCAACAGAATCGTGGTAGGATACGATTTTCATTTTGGCAGAAACAGGTCAGGTTCAGTGGAATACCTCAGTCAATGGTGTACTTCAAGGGAAATAGATACTATTATTGTACCTCCGTTGGAATGTGACGAGGGACCTGTTAAAAGTGAAAGGATCCGGCTGCTTCTTGAAAATGGTGAGCTTCAGGCTGCCGAGAAGCTTCTGGGAAGGCACTATTCGGTGATTGGAGTGGTTTCGAGGGGCAAAGGTCTTGGAAAACAGATCGGGTTCCCTACACTTAATATCAGGGTTCCAGCGTGCAAACTGCTTCCCGAATCGGGCAGTTATGCGGGTTACGTAGATTCCGGCGATGTAAATGGGCACATGCCCGCAGCCGTATTTGTTCCCGACAGCGCCACCGGGCCGGTGGAAGCGCATCTTGTCAACCATCGGTCGGGAGATGTTTACGGCAGTATAATGAAAGTGAGTTTCGTAAAGAAGCTTAGAATGACAGCATCTTCATTGAACACTGAGGAGCTGAGAGAGCTTATTGCGGACGATGTAGAAACAGTCAGGCAGTACGCTAAAAAGAAAGAACGGATGGAGGATCTGAAAAGATGA
- the truB gene encoding tRNA pseudouridine(55) synthase TruB, which translates to MTLPRISGAAYLLDKSAGISSRRTAARVAKHWGYRKFGHAGTLDPDATGLLIVLMGKATRLSRFLLSSVKTYSFGIELGIRTDTDDTSGRILERKPVQDISEKDIHRITGNYTGFIKQKVPDYSAVKIDGRRAYSMAREGLKPSTPVREVYAENWKLEEFLGSKIRFSVTVSSGTYIRAFARDIGNELGTGGAAFDIRRTSVGAFSVEEASRENDDEKAMLSMSDILREYDRIVLDEEQRKTVLHGGRLKGKLIGTIALMDEYDNLLAVAEGDGNILKPLCVFAGY; encoded by the coding sequence TTGACATTACCCCGAATTTCCGGTGCGGCATATCTTCTTGACAAATCAGCCGGCATTTCTTCAAGAAGGACAGCTGCAAGAGTCGCGAAGCACTGGGGTTACAGAAAATTCGGTCATGCTGGAACACTTGACCCCGACGCTACAGGGCTTCTTATCGTCCTGATGGGTAAGGCAACACGCCTTTCCAGATTTCTCCTTTCTTCCGTGAAAACCTACAGTTTTGGAATTGAACTGGGAATAAGAACCGACACCGATGATACGAGCGGACGAATCCTGGAGAGGAAACCCGTTCAGGATATCAGCGAGAAGGATATACACCGGATAACAGGTAACTATACCGGCTTCATAAAACAGAAGGTTCCGGACTATTCAGCTGTAAAGATAGATGGTAGAAGAGCATATTCCATGGCGAGAGAGGGATTGAAGCCCTCTACACCTGTTAGAGAGGTGTATGCCGAAAACTGGAAGCTGGAGGAATTCCTGGGGTCAAAGATTCGTTTTTCTGTTACCGTAAGCTCAGGAACCTATATCAGAGCTTTCGCCAGGGACATCGGGAACGAACTTGGAACCGGCGGAGCGGCCTTTGACATCAGAAGAACGTCTGTAGGAGCATTCAGCGTTGAAGAGGCTTCACGCGAAAACGATGACGAAAAAGCCATGCTGAGTATGTCGGATATCCTTCGGGAATACGATAGGATTGTGCTGGATGAAGAACAGCGTAAGACCGTGCTGCACGGTGGAAGGCTGAAAGGCAAACTGATCGGTACAATAGCTCTGATGGACGAATATGATAATCTGCTGGCCGTAGCGGAGGGTGACGGAAATATACTGAAACCATTATGCGTATTTGCGGGATACTGA
- the rbfA gene encoding 30S ribosome-binding factor RbfA: MEERRRQRLEVDIREDVGEILSRDISDERLKNLSVTRVKLSRDGSNATLFFEISGAEEEQQEAFEAMESAKGYLRSKLASMIQMRTVPILSFVKDDSGKKGDRVLNIMRELDTD, from the coding sequence ATGGAAGAAAGAAGAAGACAGAGGCTTGAAGTTGATATCCGTGAGGATGTTGGAGAAATACTGTCCAGAGATATATCGGACGAAAGATTGAAGAATCTCAGTGTAACAAGGGTAAAACTATCCCGCGATGGTTCAAACGCCACCTTGTTCTTTGAAATATCAGGTGCCGAAGAAGAACAGCAGGAAGCCTTCGAAGCGATGGAATCGGCAAAAGGCTATCTCAGATCGAAGCTTGCATCCATGATACAGATGCGTACTGTTCCCATTCTATCGTTTGTCAAGGATGACTCGGGCAAAAAGGGTGACAGAGTTCTGAATATCATGAGAGAACTGGATACCGATTGA